The Xenorhabdus doucetiae genome has a window encoding:
- a CDS encoding very short patch repair endonuclease, producing the protein MADNHNSETRSRNMRAIKSSDTSIEKKVEKIIQGLGVSYRKQVADLPGKPDFVIDEYKAILFVHGCFWHGHKCYMFNPPATRREFWLKKIKYNINRDNAVINTLLDLDWKILIIWGCSLNGKYKLSDRDLSERIEEWLCEDYLCVEIDYKGIHQVYF; encoded by the coding sequence ATGGCTGATAATCATAATTCAGAAACCCGTAGTAGGAATATGCGAGCAATTAAAAGTAGTGATACATCTATAGAAAAAAAGGTAGAAAAAATTATTCAAGGACTAGGTGTTTCGTATAGAAAACAGGTTGCAGATTTACCGGGTAAACCTGATTTTGTTATAGATGAATATAAAGCTATATTATTTGTGCATGGTTGTTTTTGGCACGGACATAAATGTTATATGTTTAACCCCCCAGCGACAAGGAGAGAGTTTTGGTTGAAAAAAATAAAATATAATATTAATAGAGATAATGCTGTTATCAACACTTTACTTGATTTGGATTGGAAAATACTAATTATTTGGGGATGCTCTTTAAATGGAAAATACAAATTATCTGACCGTGATTTATCAGAACGAATTGAAGAGTGGTTATGTGAAGATTACCTATGTGTGGAAATTGATTACAAAGGTATTCATCAAGTTTATTTTTAA